The Desulfurobacterium indicum genome window below encodes:
- a CDS encoding DUF4145 domain-containing protein — protein MVQLKCVCPECKTESHHFVVYLGHVENEKVLWEIPVVETFALVLCCKCKSKFIANFTVRKSLYNEAKEVIKDLYSQKAVNLLASELSTIPEPKEPYSHPSFPHKVAKFFTKLQQEEDPVIKLGIARAVLEVALNEVGAEGKTLYEKIQDVYEKRLITASLAEWSHIVRKFGNKALHELEAETEEAKEVENFCKFFLDLLFRIPAEIEAARSES, from the coding sequence ATGGTTCAGTTAAAGTGCGTTTGTCCTGAGTGCAAAACAGAATCGCATCACTTTGTCGTATATCTTGGGCACGTAGAAAACGAAAAGGTTCTTTGGGAAATTCCTGTCGTTGAAACTTTTGCTCTTGTTCTTTGCTGTAAGTGCAAATCCAAGTTCATAGCAAATTTTACTGTCAGAAAATCTCTCTACAATGAAGCTAAAGAGGTTATCAAAGACCTTTATTCTCAGAAAGCAGTAAACTTGCTGGCTTCCGAACTTTCAACTATTCCTGAACCCAAAGAACCTTACAGCCATCCTTCCTTCCCTCACAAGGTGGCCAAGTTCTTCACGAAGCTTCAACAGGAAGAGGACCCAGTTATTAAGCTCGGAATTGCAAGAGCCGTTTTAGAGGTAGCTCTTAATGAAGTTGGAGCAGAAGGGAAAACCCTCTACGAGAAAATTCAAGATGTTTACGAAAAAAGGTTAATAACGGCCTCTTTAGCAGAATGGAGCCACATTGTGAGGAAGTTTGGCAATAAAGCTCTTCACGAGCTTGAAGCTGAAACAGAAGAGGCCAAAGAGGTAGAAAATTTCTGCAAGTTCTTCCTTGATCTTCTCTTCCGTATCCCTGCCGAAATTGAGGCAGCAAGGAGCGAAAGCTAA
- a CDS encoding type II toxin-antitoxin system death-on-curing family toxin codes for MKDYYESLPIVKLALHVHKKSIKNFGGRDGIRNKGLLISSIYTPCQTFGDFEPYSNDLEKISKILELIIKNHPFFDGNKRTAYLLTRILLRYIGFDIEATEDEKFNFLIKIAKNEITFSEIKNWIEKHIIRV; via the coding sequence ATGAAAGATTACTACGAAAGCTTGCCAATAGTTAAACTTGCCCTGCATGTACACAAAAAGTCAATAAAAAATTTCGGTGGAAGAGACGGAATAAGGAATAAGGGGCTTTTGATTTCTTCCATATATACTCCCTGTCAAACCTTTGGAGATTTTGAACCTTACAGCAACGACTTAGAAAAAATATCTAAAATCTTGGAACTTATAATAAAAAATCACCCATTCTTCGATGGAAATAAAAGGACAGCGTATCTTTTAACGCGCATCCTGTTAAGGTATATTGGATTTGATATTGAAGCTACAGAAGATGAAAAGTTCAACTTCCTAATCAAAATTGCCAAAAATGAAATAACATTCTCTGAAATCAAAAACTGGATTGAAAAACACATAATTCGCGTTTGA